In Corynebacterium endometrii, one DNA window encodes the following:
- a CDS encoding methionine synthase, which produces MTGFGLGPMPGISIAEAADIVMGETGHLPHLPQLPERGLGSDAIGRTAGLIKAVNVDRGPRSWQMTARPQLLTRRTWDRMERDLDEIAEVWGENVPLVKVQLVGPWSLAAAVELSNGHRVITDRGARNDLYEALLDAADSHRAEISRRFNADTVLQLDEPLAADILGGRLEGTTYFDDIPAVAAEVMHGALERFEADYLNLTGQDPDWEVARSAQTVIVDWDGVQTPRHVDGLGHHLDAGRRVGLAIKPAPPRDTAIAIAQYADLLGLNRDYLVISMDVIPRPLSATPAADYAFAAETAGMLERDAGDL; this is translated from the coding sequence ATGACTGGATTTGGATTGGGCCCCATGCCGGGGATCTCCATCGCTGAGGCGGCGGACATTGTCATGGGGGAGACCGGGCACCTGCCGCACCTGCCGCAACTGCCCGAGCGCGGCCTTGGTTCCGATGCCATTGGGCGTACGGCCGGGCTGATCAAGGCCGTCAACGTTGACCGCGGCCCGCGCAGCTGGCAGATGACCGCCCGCCCGCAGCTTCTGACCCGCCGCACATGGGACCGCATGGAGCGCGACCTTGATGAGATCGCGGAGGTCTGGGGTGAAAACGTCCCGCTGGTGAAGGTCCAGCTGGTGGGGCCGTGGAGCCTGGCCGCGGCCGTGGAACTGTCCAACGGCCACCGGGTCATTACGGACCGCGGGGCGCGCAACGATCTCTATGAGGCGCTGCTCGATGCGGCGGATTCCCACCGGGCCGAGATTAGCCGCCGCTTTAACGCGGATACCGTTCTGCAGCTTGATGAGCCCTTGGCCGCGGACATCTTGGGCGGCCGTCTTGAAGGGACCACGTATTTCGATGATATTCCCGCCGTTGCCGCCGAAGTAATGCACGGTGCGCTTGAGCGTTTCGAGGCGGATTACTTAAACCTCACCGGGCAGGACCCGGATTGGGAGGTAGCGCGCAGCGCCCAGACGGTAATCGTTGACTGGGACGGGGTACAGACTCCGCGCCACGTGGACGGGCTAGGCCACCACCTCGATGCTGGCAGGCGAGTGGGGCTGGCCATAAAACCAGCCCCGCCGCGCGATACTGCTATTGCTATTGCGCAGTATGCAGACCTTCTAGGCCTGAACCGCGATTACCTCGTGATTTCGATGGATGTCATCCCCCGGCCCCTAAGCGCCACACCCGCCGCAGACTACGCGTTCGCCGCGGAGACCGCAGGGATGCTCGAGCGTGACGCCGGTGACCTTTAA
- a CDS encoding 3'-5' exonuclease has protein sequence MTFDASRMLSFDLETTSANPHEARIVTSALVRIEGSHVDARETLADPGIEIPEAAAKVHGISTEKARAEGRPHDEVLKETVETIKKAWDEGLTLIVYNAAYDLTVLRQLTGDFTVTGPVFDPFVVDKIKDKYRKGKRNLGDVCKEYGVELGNAHEATSDAFAAARIAWKQVRQRWPELAQMSEGELMEFQAVGYYEIQESLKRYFEAQGKDGSQVNTSWPLQSS, from the coding sequence ATGACTTTTGATGCTTCCCGAATGCTCAGCTTCGACCTTGAGACTACCTCCGCAAACCCGCATGAGGCGCGCATCGTGACCTCCGCGTTGGTGCGCATTGAGGGCTCACACGTGGACGCAAGGGAAACCCTGGCTGACCCGGGCATCGAAATTCCTGAGGCTGCGGCGAAGGTGCACGGCATCAGCACGGAAAAGGCCCGTGCAGAGGGCCGCCCGCACGATGAAGTACTCAAAGAAACCGTGGAGACTATCAAAAAGGCTTGGGATGAGGGTCTTACCCTTATCGTATACAACGCGGCCTATGACCTGACCGTCCTGCGCCAGCTGACCGGCGATTTTACCGTTACCGGGCCTGTTTTTGACCCATTTGTGGTTGACAAGATTAAGGACAAATACCGCAAGGGCAAGCGCAACCTTGGTGACGTATGCAAGGAATACGGCGTGGAGCTAGGCAATGCGCATGAGGCTACATCGGACGCGTTTGCGGCGGCCCGCATCGCCTGGAAGCAGGTGCGCCAGCGCTGGCCGGAGTTGGCCCAGATGAGTGAGGGTGAACTGATGGAATTCCAAGCCGTGGGCTACTACGAGATTCAGGAATCCCTGAAGCGCTACTTCGAGGCGCAGGGAAAAGACGGCAGCCAGGTCAACACCTCGTGGCCTTTGCAGAGTTCATAG
- the ligA gene encoding NAD-dependent DNA ligase LigA, whose protein sequence is MDPADIQRQWSELAQEVRKHRELYYNQQPVISDAEFDQLFRDLQKLEQEHPELAVPDSPTQEVGAVPGDSAFADIEHLERMMSLDNVFSAEEMAEWLARTPAAAYLAELKIDGLSIDLVYRDGKLVTAATRGDGRVGEDITANAKVIEDIPYELTGTDEYPVPALVEIRGEVYMKPSDFEEVNAQRVEEGKPPFANPRNSAAGGLRMKDPEEVKKRRLHMIAHGIGAREGFNPVSQHDAYQAISAWGLPVSPYTKRVETAKAVQEQVEYWADHRHDAEFEMDGLVVKVDDLASQRSYGATSRAPRWAIAYKYPPEEVTTKLLNIEVGVGRTGRVTPFAIMEPVFVSGSTVSMATLHNQSEVKRKGVLIGDTVTIRKAGEIIPEVLGPVAELRDGSETQWEFPENCPSCGTKLAPQKEGDADWRCPNQRTCPAQLAARLEYLAGRGAFDIEALGEKGARDLIERGVLEDESDLFDLDEEKLLGSDVYTTKAGKLNASGKKLLANLETARHTDLWRVIRALSIRHVGPTAARALATRYGSLESARQADVEDIAQTDGVGSIIAESFKDWFEVDWHRSIVDKWTAAGVTMEVDESDKAEQTLEGLTIVVTGTLENFSRDSAKEAIIARGGKASGSVSKKTDYVVVGENAGSKETKARELGLRILNEEEFQQLLESGEA, encoded by the coding sequence GTGGACCCGGCGGATATCCAGCGTCAATGGTCCGAACTTGCCCAGGAGGTGCGCAAGCACCGCGAGCTGTATTACAACCAGCAGCCGGTGATTTCCGACGCGGAGTTTGACCAGCTGTTCCGCGATCTGCAAAAGCTAGAGCAAGAGCATCCAGAACTGGCCGTCCCGGATTCCCCGACCCAGGAAGTGGGCGCAGTCCCCGGTGACAGCGCGTTCGCGGACATCGAGCACTTAGAGCGCATGATGAGCCTGGATAACGTCTTTAGCGCAGAGGAAATGGCGGAGTGGCTCGCCCGCACCCCCGCGGCGGCCTACCTAGCTGAGCTCAAGATTGATGGCCTGTCCATTGACTTGGTTTACCGCGACGGGAAACTGGTGACCGCGGCTACCCGTGGTGACGGCCGCGTGGGTGAGGATATCACCGCTAACGCCAAGGTGATTGAGGATATTCCCTATGAGCTCACTGGCACCGATGAATACCCGGTGCCGGCCCTGGTGGAAATCCGCGGTGAGGTCTACATGAAGCCTAGCGATTTCGAAGAAGTCAACGCCCAGCGCGTAGAGGAGGGCAAGCCGCCGTTCGCTAACCCCCGCAATTCCGCGGCCGGTGGGCTGCGCATGAAGGATCCGGAAGAGGTAAAAAAGCGCCGCCTGCACATGATTGCCCACGGTATTGGCGCACGCGAGGGATTTAATCCGGTTTCCCAGCACGATGCCTACCAGGCCATTTCCGCGTGGGGGCTACCTGTTAGCCCGTATACCAAGCGCGTCGAGACGGCCAAGGCGGTCCAGGAACAGGTGGAGTATTGGGCGGATCACCGCCACGATGCCGAGTTTGAAATGGACGGCCTGGTGGTCAAGGTAGATGACCTGGCTTCACAGCGTTCATACGGTGCCACCTCGCGTGCGCCTCGCTGGGCGATTGCCTATAAGTATCCGCCGGAAGAAGTCACCACGAAACTTCTCAACATCGAGGTTGGAGTGGGCCGCACCGGCCGCGTGACCCCCTTCGCCATTATGGAGCCGGTATTTGTCTCCGGCTCCACCGTATCCATGGCCACGCTGCACAATCAGTCCGAGGTCAAGCGCAAGGGCGTGCTCATTGGCGATACCGTCACCATCCGCAAGGCCGGTGAAATCATTCCGGAGGTCCTGGGTCCGGTAGCCGAGCTACGCGATGGTAGCGAGACGCAATGGGAGTTTCCCGAGAACTGCCCATCGTGTGGCACCAAGCTGGCCCCGCAGAAAGAAGGGGACGCCGACTGGCGTTGCCCGAACCAGCGCACGTGCCCAGCCCAGCTAGCTGCGCGCTTGGAGTACCTTGCCGGCCGCGGCGCTTTCGATATTGAGGCGCTGGGTGAAAAGGGTGCCCGGGATCTGATTGAGCGCGGCGTGCTGGAAGACGAATCAGATCTCTTTGATTTGGATGAGGAAAAGCTGCTGGGCTCTGACGTGTACACCACCAAGGCTGGCAAGCTGAATGCATCGGGCAAGAAGCTCCTGGCCAACTTGGAGACGGCCCGTCATACGGATTTGTGGCGCGTGATTCGCGCGCTATCCATCCGGCACGTGGGCCCAACCGCCGCCCGAGCCCTAGCCACTCGCTACGGCTCGCTCGAGTCCGCGCGTCAGGCGGACGTGGAGGATATCGCCCAAACCGATGGAGTGGGTTCCATCATCGCCGAGTCTTTCAAGGATTGGTTTGAGGTTGACTGGCACCGCAGCATCGTGGACAAGTGGACCGCTGCCGGCGTGACGATGGAGGTCGATGAGTCAGACAAGGCCGAGCAAACCCTTGAGGGGCTGACCATCGTGGTAACCGGCACTTTGGAGAACTTCTCCCGCGATTCGGCCAAGGAGGCCATTATCGCCCGCGGAGGCAAGGCCTCTGGGTCTGTTTCGAAAAAGACGGATTATGTGGTGGTGGGGGAGAATGCCGGCTCGAAGGAGACCAAGGCGCGTGAACTGGGCTTGCGCATCCTTAACGAAGAGGAGTTCCAGCAGCTGCTTGAGTCCGGCGAAGCATAA